A genomic window from Cupriavidus basilensis includes:
- a CDS encoding bifunctional riboflavin kinase/FAD synthetase, protein MKVFRGLPNAESRAPCALTIGNFDGVHRGHQSLLARARAAADARGLPLCVMTFEPHPREFFTPDKAPTRIALLRDKLESLRRNGVDRVVVEHFNAHFAAQSPQAFVENVLWHGLHTRWLLVGDDFRFGARRAGDFAYLQQAGAQFGFDVEQMGSVSEGGVRISSSAVRQALGDGDLEHARRLLGHGYAISGHVVHGRKLGRDLGFPTINLRISHKRPAVSGIFVVQVHGLAEHAIPGVASIGVRPTIEDAGRVLLEVHLFDFKQNVYGKLVRVEFMKKLRDEARFDGLEALTAAIAKDSADARAFFGLTVPVSAEGTLPAAGSRDFATSATDRIS, encoded by the coding sequence GTGAAAGTCTTCCGTGGCCTGCCCAACGCCGAAAGCCGGGCGCCTTGCGCCCTCACCATCGGCAATTTTGACGGTGTGCACCGCGGCCACCAGTCGCTGCTCGCGCGCGCGCGCGCTGCGGCGGATGCACGCGGGCTACCGCTATGCGTGATGACATTCGAGCCGCATCCGCGCGAATTCTTCACGCCGGACAAGGCGCCAACGCGCATTGCGCTGCTGCGCGACAAGCTGGAAAGCCTGCGCCGCAACGGTGTCGATCGTGTTGTCGTTGAGCACTTCAACGCACACTTTGCCGCGCAGTCCCCGCAAGCATTCGTCGAGAACGTGCTCTGGCACGGCCTGCACACGCGCTGGCTGCTGGTCGGCGACGACTTCCGCTTCGGTGCCAGGCGCGCCGGCGATTTTGCCTATCTGCAACAGGCCGGCGCACAGTTCGGCTTCGACGTGGAGCAGATGGGCTCGGTCTCCGAAGGCGGCGTGCGCATCTCCAGTTCCGCCGTGCGGCAGGCGCTGGGCGATGGTGATCTCGAACACGCGCGCCGCCTGCTTGGCCATGGCTATGCCATCAGCGGGCATGTGGTCCACGGCCGCAAGCTCGGTCGCGACCTGGGCTTTCCCACCATCAACCTGCGTATTTCCCACAAGCGGCCGGCAGTCAGCGGCATCTTCGTCGTGCAGGTGCATGGACTGGCAGAGCACGCCATACCGGGCGTGGCCAGCATCGGCGTGCGCCCGACCATCGAAGATGCCGGCCGGGTGCTGCTGGAAGTGCACCTGTTCGACTTCAAGCAGAACGTCTACGGCAAGCTGGTGCGGGTCGAGTTCATGAAGAAACTGCGCGACGAAGCCCGGTTCGATGGCCTGGAGGCGCTGACCGCCGCCATTGCCAAGGACAGCGCGGACGCGCGCGCCTTCTTCGGCCTGACTGTGCCGGTCTCGGCCGAGGGCACGCTCCCGGCCGCGGGCAGCCGCGACTTCGCCACCTCCGCCACCGACCGAATTAGCTAG
- the ileS gene encoding isoleucine--tRNA ligase, with protein MSNDKRAKPEKSKYPVNLLETPFPMRGDLPKREPLWVKQWQDKQLYKKIRAARKGAKKFILHDGPPYANGDIHIGHAVNKVLKDMIVKARGLTGLDAVYVPGWDCHGMPIEIQIEKQFGKGLPVQEVQSRARAYATEQIARQKLDFERLGVLGDWEHPYMTMNFSNEADELRALSKIMEKGYVFRGLKPVNWCFDCGSALAEAEVEYKDKTDLSIDVGFPFAETDKLAHAFKLPAEQLAAKPGWVVIWTTTPWTIPSNQALNMHPEVEYALVDTSRGFLILATERVEEQLKIYELEGKVLATTTGAALSEIRFHHPLSKMDAGYDRLSPIYLGDYVTTDTGTGIVHSAPAYGVEDFQSCKAHGMNDKDIISPVMGDGVYASTLPLFGGQKIWDANPKIVEVLKASGNLFNSHKYTHSYMHCWRHKTPIIYRATSQWFAGMDVDPVNEDGTNGPTLRETALAGIEATEFYPAWGKQRLHNMIANRPDWTLSRQRQWGVPMAFFLHKETGALHPRTPELLEAIAKRVEVHGIEAWQALDPKELLGEEAAMYEKNRDTLDVWFDSGTTHWTVIRGSHREDLYDASADLPDGRLADLYLEGSDQHRGWFHSSLLTASMLYGKPPYKALLTHGFTVDGEGRKMSKSVGNTVSPQDVSNKMGAEIIRLWVASTDYSGELSISDEILKRVVEGYRRIRNTLRFLLANLADYDHAQHALPASEWLEIDRYAVALTGRLQQEILSHYDGYEFHPVVAKLQTFCSEDLGGFYLDVLKDRLYTTAANAKERRAAQNAVYHITQAMLHWMAPFLSFTAEEAWQIFGHGTEHTDTIFTSTYYDVPAIDQADDLLQKWHVIREARAEVTKQLEAVRVDGEIGSSLQAEVTIQAGGPVLAALQSLSDDLRFVLLTSAAKVAPAPEGGDLLVTVTPSVHAKCERCWHYRADVGRDPAHPTLCGRCDSNLFGAGEHRSHA; from the coding sequence ATGTCCAACGACAAACGCGCCAAGCCCGAAAAAAGCAAGTACCCGGTCAACCTGCTCGAGACCCCCTTCCCGATGCGCGGCGACCTGCCCAAGCGCGAGCCGTTGTGGGTCAAGCAATGGCAGGACAAGCAGCTCTACAAGAAGATCCGGGCCGCTCGCAAGGGCGCCAAGAAGTTCATCCTGCACGACGGCCCCCCGTATGCCAACGGTGACATCCACATCGGCCATGCGGTCAACAAGGTCCTCAAGGACATGATCGTCAAGGCGCGCGGCCTGACCGGGCTGGACGCCGTCTATGTGCCGGGCTGGGACTGCCACGGCATGCCGATCGAGATCCAGATCGAAAAGCAGTTCGGCAAGGGCCTGCCGGTGCAGGAAGTGCAATCGCGCGCCCGAGCCTACGCCACCGAGCAGATTGCCCGCCAGAAGCTGGACTTCGAGCGCCTGGGCGTGCTGGGTGACTGGGAACATCCCTACATGACCATGAACTTCAGCAACGAAGCCGACGAGCTGCGCGCGCTGAGCAAGATCATGGAAAAGGGCTACGTGTTCCGCGGCCTGAAGCCAGTGAACTGGTGCTTCGACTGCGGCTCGGCGCTGGCCGAGGCCGAGGTCGAGTACAAGGACAAGACCGATCTGTCCATCGACGTGGGCTTCCCCTTCGCCGAAACCGACAAGCTGGCCCATGCCTTCAAACTGCCAGCCGAACAGCTCGCCGCCAAGCCGGGCTGGGTGGTGATCTGGACCACCACGCCCTGGACCATCCCGTCCAACCAGGCGCTGAACATGCACCCGGAAGTCGAGTACGCGCTGGTCGATACCTCGCGCGGCTTCCTGATCCTGGCCACCGAGCGCGTCGAAGAGCAGCTCAAGATCTACGAACTGGAAGGCAAGGTGCTGGCCACCACCACCGGCGCAGCGCTGTCGGAGATCCGCTTCCACCACCCGCTGTCCAAGATGGACGCGGGCTACGACCGCCTGTCGCCGATCTACCTGGGCGACTACGTCACCACCGATACCGGCACCGGCATCGTGCACTCGGCGCCGGCCTACGGCGTGGAGGATTTCCAGTCGTGCAAGGCGCACGGCATGAACGACAAGGACATCATCAGCCCGGTCATGGGCGACGGCGTCTATGCCAGCACGCTGCCGCTGTTCGGCGGCCAGAAGATCTGGGACGCCAACCCCAAGATCGTCGAAGTGCTGAAGGCCTCGGGCAACCTGTTCAATTCGCACAAGTACACCCACAGCTACATGCACTGCTGGCGCCACAAGACGCCGATCATCTACCGCGCCACCTCGCAGTGGTTCGCGGGCATGGACGTGGATCCGGTCAATGAAGACGGCACCAACGGCCCGACCCTGCGCGAAACCGCGCTCGCCGGCATCGAGGCAACCGAGTTCTACCCGGCGTGGGGCAAGCAGCGACTGCACAACATGATCGCCAACCGGCCCGACTGGACCCTGTCGCGCCAGCGCCAGTGGGGCGTGCCGATGGCCTTCTTCCTGCACAAGGAAACCGGCGCGCTGCACCCGCGCACGCCCGAATTGCTGGAGGCAATCGCCAAGCGCGTGGAAGTGCACGGCATCGAAGCCTGGCAGGCGCTCGATCCCAAGGAACTGCTGGGCGAAGAAGCCGCCATGTACGAGAAGAACCGCGACACGCTCGACGTGTGGTTCGACTCAGGCACCACGCACTGGACCGTGATCCGAGGCTCCCACCGCGAAGACCTGTACGACGCATCGGCCGACCTGCCCGACGGCCGCCTGGCTGACCTGTACCTGGAAGGCTCGGACCAGCATCGCGGCTGGTTCCATTCGTCGCTGCTGACCGCCTCGATGCTGTATGGCAAGCCGCCCTACAAGGCGCTGCTGACCCACGGCTTCACGGTGGACGGCGAAGGCCGCAAGATGTCGAAGTCGGTCGGCAACACGGTATCGCCGCAGGACGTATCGAACAAGATGGGCGCCGAGATCATCCGCCTGTGGGTGGCCTCGACCGATTACTCCGGCGAACTGTCGATCTCCGACGAGATCCTGAAGCGCGTGGTGGAAGGCTATCGCCGCATCCGCAACACGCTGCGCTTCCTGCTGGCCAACCTGGCCGACTACGACCACGCGCAGCACGCGCTGCCGGCGTCGGAATGGCTGGAAATCGACCGCTACGCGGTGGCTCTGACGGGGCGCCTGCAACAGGAAATCCTGTCGCACTACGATGGCTACGAGTTCCACCCGGTGGTCGCCAAGCTGCAGACCTTCTGCTCGGAAGACCTGGGGGGCTTCTACCTGGACGTGCTGAAGGACCGCCTCTACACCACCGCGGCCAACGCGAAGGAACGCCGCGCCGCGCAGAACGCCGTGTACCACATCACCCAGGCGATGCTGCACTGGATGGCACCGTTCCTGTCGTTCACGGCGGAAGAAGCCTGGCAGATCTTCGGCCATGGCACCGAGCACACCGACACCATCTTCACCAGCACCTACTACGACGTGCCGGCGATCGACCAGGCCGACGACCTGTTGCAGAAGTGGCACGTGATCCGCGAAGCCCGCGCCGAAGTCACCAAGCAGCTCGAAGCGGTGCGCGTGGACGGCGAGATCGGTTCCTCACTGCAAGCCGAAGTCACCATCCAGGCCGGCGGCCCGGTGCTGGCCGCGCTGCAGAGCCTGTCCGACGACCTGCGCTTCGTGCTGCTGACGTCCGCTGCCAAGGTAGCCCCGGCGCCGGAAGGCGGCGACCTGCTGGTTACCGTGACGCCGTCGGTGCACGCCAAGTGCGAGCGTTGCTGGCACTACCGTGCCGACGTTGGCCGCGACCCGGCCCACCCCACCCTTTGCGGCCGCTGTGACAGCAACCTGTTCGGCGCCGGTGAACACAGGAGCCACGCCTGA
- the lspA gene encoding signal peptidase II translates to MAATTTRTTRGTKRAGSKGTKGSNATPLLWMAFALLVIVLDQFFKIIIVRTFAYGESRPVTRFFNLVLVYNKGAAFSFLADAGGWQRWFFTGLGVVVGLFIIWMLYRHTGQRLFCFAISLILGGAIGNVVDRVVYGHVVDFLDFYVRNYHWPAFNVADCAITVGAVLLIVDELRRVRRH, encoded by the coding sequence ATGGCCGCCACCACCACGCGCACCACGCGCGGCACCAAACGCGCCGGCAGCAAGGGCACCAAAGGCAGCAACGCCACCCCGCTGCTGTGGATGGCGTTCGCCCTGCTGGTGATCGTGCTGGACCAGTTCTTCAAGATCATCATCGTGCGGACCTTCGCCTACGGCGAATCCCGTCCGGTGACGCGCTTCTTCAACCTGGTGCTGGTCTATAACAAGGGCGCCGCTTTCAGCTTCCTGGCGGATGCCGGCGGCTGGCAGCGCTGGTTCTTCACCGGCCTTGGCGTGGTGGTGGGGCTGTTCATCATCTGGATGTTGTACCGCCATACCGGGCAGCGCCTGTTCTGCTTTGCGATCTCGCTGATCCTTGGCGGCGCCATCGGCAATGTGGTGGACCGCGTGGTGTACGGCCATGTGGTCGACTTCCTCGACTTCTATGTGCGCAACTACCACTGGCCGGCCTTCAACGTGGCGGACTGCGCCATCACGGTGGGCGCTGTGCTGCTGATCGTGGACGAACTGCGCCGTGTTCGCCGGCACTGA
- the coaBC gene encoding bifunctional phosphopantothenoylcysteine decarboxylase/phosphopantothenate--cysteine ligase CoaBC gives MDLRGKHLVLGLTGGIACYKSAELVRLLTKAGATVQVVMTEGATQFITPVTMQALSGRTVFTSQWDARVGNNMAHIDLSREADAIVVAPASTDFLAKLTHGLCDDLLTTLCIARNCPLLVAPAMNLQMWQAPATQRNAAQLRKDGVTLLGPGSGDQACGEVGDGRMLEPSELLADIIAFFQPKPLAGRRVVITAGPTFEAIDPVRGITNRSSGKMGFAIARAAREAGADVVLVAGPTGLPTPRGVARTDVESAQQMHDAVMAGLPGADVFIAVAAVADWRPAEVASQKLKKANDSDTPTLHFVQNPDILAAVAAKPNAPYCVGFAAESEKLEQYGEQKRQRKNVPLLVGNIGHNTFGMDDNEIVLFDAQGMTRLPRADKLTLARDLVAAIAQRVPARR, from the coding sequence ATGGATCTGCGAGGCAAGCATCTCGTCCTTGGCCTGACCGGCGGCATCGCCTGCTATAAATCGGCCGAACTGGTCCGCCTGCTGACCAAGGCCGGCGCCACCGTGCAGGTGGTCATGACCGAAGGCGCGACCCAATTCATCACGCCGGTGACCATGCAGGCACTCTCCGGGCGCACTGTCTTCACCTCCCAGTGGGACGCACGCGTGGGCAACAACATGGCCCATATCGATCTCTCGCGCGAAGCCGACGCCATCGTGGTCGCGCCCGCTTCCACCGATTTCCTCGCCAAGCTGACGCACGGCCTGTGCGACGACCTGCTGACCACCCTGTGCATCGCCCGCAACTGTCCGTTGCTGGTGGCACCGGCCATGAACCTGCAGATGTGGCAGGCGCCCGCCACGCAGCGCAACGCCGCGCAGTTGCGCAAGGACGGCGTAACCCTGCTGGGCCCCGGCAGCGGCGATCAGGCGTGCGGCGAAGTCGGTGACGGCCGCATGCTGGAGCCCTCGGAACTGCTTGCCGACATCATCGCGTTCTTCCAACCCAAGCCCTTGGCCGGGCGGCGTGTGGTCATCACGGCCGGGCCCACCTTTGAAGCCATCGACCCGGTGCGCGGCATTACCAACCGTTCCTCTGGCAAGATGGGCTTTGCCATCGCGCGCGCGGCCCGCGAGGCCGGTGCCGACGTGGTGCTGGTGGCCGGCCCGACGGGGCTGCCCACGCCGCGCGGCGTGGCTCGCACCGACGTGGAAAGCGCGCAGCAGATGCACGATGCGGTGATGGCGGGCTTGCCAGGCGCCGATGTGTTTATTGCGGTCGCGGCCGTGGCCGACTGGCGTCCCGCCGAAGTCGCCAGCCAGAAGCTGAAGAAGGCCAACGATAGCGACACGCCGACGCTGCACTTCGTGCAGAACCCCGACATCCTCGCCGCCGTGGCCGCAAAGCCGAACGCGCCCTATTGCGTGGGCTTTGCCGCCGAGAGCGAAAAGCTCGAGCAATATGGCGAGCAAAAGCGCCAGCGCAAGAACGTGCCGCTGCTGGTGGGCAATATCGGCCACAACACGTTTGGCATGGACGACAACGAGATCGTGCTGTTCGATGCCCAAGGCATGACCCGCCTGCCGCGCGCCGACAAGCTGACGCTGGCGCGCGATCTGGTCGCGGCCATCGCCCAGCGCGTGCCCGCGCGCCGTTGA
- a CDS encoding LLM class flavin-dependent oxidoreductase, translated as MSASKPRLRLSVLDQSPVIAGHHARDALAATVELAQAAEALGYTRYWCAEHHGLRGVCNPAPEVMLARLGSVTKRIRLGSGGVMLPYYSPFKVAEQFRMLEGLFPGRIDLGVGRAPGGDMRTAQAVAMGQYNRGDQFEEQVRDLSWLFRGELPPGHIAEGVVLQPEIDTRPQLWVLGSSDFGGALAARLGLRFAFAHFINPHVGHAVAQQYRRDFEAGYDEQPYSAAAIFVICADTEAEAAELERAVDLRRLQMAYGVNAPIPSLAQAAQHELSERDRLIVERERPRTICGTPEQVAQRMLALRDHFLADELVVLSVAASYAARLRTYELLAQAFDLSGE; from the coding sequence ATGTCCGCAAGCAAACCCAGACTGCGCCTCTCGGTACTCGACCAAAGCCCGGTCATCGCCGGCCATCATGCGCGCGACGCGCTGGCCGCCACCGTGGAGCTGGCGCAGGCCGCCGAAGCGCTGGGCTACACCCGCTATTGGTGCGCCGAGCACCACGGGCTGCGCGGCGTGTGCAATCCGGCGCCTGAAGTCATGCTGGCGCGCTTGGGCAGCGTGACCAAGCGCATCCGGCTGGGCTCGGGCGGCGTCATGCTGCCTTACTACAGCCCCTTCAAAGTGGCGGAGCAGTTCCGCATGCTGGAGGGCCTGTTCCCGGGCCGCATCGATCTTGGCGTGGGGCGCGCGCCGGGCGGCGACATGCGGACCGCGCAGGCGGTGGCCATGGGCCAGTACAACCGGGGCGACCAGTTCGAGGAGCAAGTGCGGGACCTGTCCTGGCTGTTCCGTGGCGAGCTGCCGCCCGGCCATATCGCCGAGGGCGTTGTGCTGCAACCCGAGATCGATACGCGGCCGCAGCTGTGGGTGCTGGGCTCCAGCGACTTCGGCGGCGCCCTGGCGGCGCGCCTGGGGCTGCGCTTTGCCTTTGCCCACTTTATCAATCCGCATGTGGGGCACGCCGTCGCACAGCAGTACCGCCGCGATTTCGAGGCGGGCTATGACGAGCAGCCTTATAGCGCGGCGGCGATCTTCGTGATCTGCGCTGACACCGAGGCCGAGGCGGCGGAGCTGGAGCGCGCCGTGGACCTGCGCCGGCTGCAGATGGCCTATGGCGTCAACGCGCCGATCCCCTCGCTCGCGCAGGCCGCGCAGCACGAGCTCAGCGAGCGCGACCGGCTGATCGTCGAGCGCGAGCGCCCCCGCACCATTTGCGGCACGCCCGAGCAAGTGGCGCAGCGCATGCTGGCTTTGCGCGATCACTTCCTCGCCGACGAACTGGTAGTGCTGAGCGTGGCCGCCAGCTACGCGGCGCGGCTGCGCACCTACGAGTTGCTGGCGCAGGCGTTCGACCTGTCGGGCGAGTGA
- the dut gene encoding dUTP diphosphatase, whose product MTFEANPTVEIKVLDARLHEWGLPAYQSDMAAAIDLHACLDAALTIEPGTPAQLVPAGISVHMGNPYMAATIAPRSGLGHKKGLVLGNSIGVIDADYQGPIMVSVWNRNAPGTEPIVIQPGERIAQMMFVPVLRPVFKTVETFSEDTARGAGGFGSTGVHHAKSGS is encoded by the coding sequence ATGACATTCGAAGCCAACCCCACCGTCGAAATCAAGGTGCTTGACGCACGCCTGCATGAATGGGGCCTGCCGGCTTACCAGAGCGATATGGCTGCGGCGATCGACCTGCACGCCTGCCTGGACGCCGCGCTCACCATCGAGCCGGGCACGCCGGCGCAACTGGTGCCTGCCGGCATCTCCGTGCACATGGGCAACCCCTACATGGCAGCCACCATCGCGCCGCGCTCGGGCCTGGGCCACAAGAAAGGGCTGGTACTGGGCAACTCGATCGGCGTGATCGACGCCGACTACCAAGGCCCTATCATGGTGAGCGTGTGGAACCGCAATGCGCCCGGCACCGAGCCGATCGTGATCCAGCCCGGCGAGCGCATCGCGCAGATGATGTTCGTGCCGGTGCTGCGGCCCGTGTTCAAGACGGTTGAAACCTTCTCCGAAGACACCGCGCGGGGCGCCGGCGGCTTCGGCTCAACCGGCGTGCATCACGCCAAGAGCGGCAGCTAA
- a CDS encoding VOC family protein, producing the protein MTMEPLDHAVMVCPDLDAAAQAWRGFGFTLTPRGYHTLGSQNHCVMLTRDYLELLHVTAPSPTRQYYWDAQEAGGGCAGLSCKSSDTFTAAAQLRGGGWHTSDPIEFSRPVRLDDGTEHPATFRVAAIDDAPGARFFICEHRTPELLWRPEWTTHANGAVGIATMFLVVAPSLVEAAGRAYAELTGGEMTQLSDHICSLALDGATLVVTTPQALAAATGTEHVRRAVPGYAAIRLRTSDLAAARRGWREARVEALDLGPDESLIPASLAGGVALLFEQAR; encoded by the coding sequence ATGACGATGGAACCGCTAGACCACGCTGTGATGGTGTGTCCCGACCTTGACGCCGCGGCGCAAGCCTGGCGCGGGTTTGGCTTCACGCTGACGCCGCGCGGTTACCACACGCTCGGCTCGCAGAACCATTGCGTCATGCTGACGCGCGACTATCTCGAGCTGTTGCATGTCACCGCGCCAAGCCCGACGCGGCAGTATTACTGGGATGCGCAGGAGGCCGGGGGCGGCTGCGCGGGGCTGTCGTGCAAGAGCAGTGATACGTTCACCGCTGCGGCACAGCTGCGCGGTGGCGGCTGGCACACTTCGGACCCGATCGAGTTCTCGCGGCCGGTGCGGCTGGACGATGGCACGGAGCATCCCGCGACCTTCCGCGTCGCCGCGATCGACGATGCGCCGGGCGCGCGCTTTTTCATCTGCGAACACCGCACGCCGGAGCTGCTGTGGCGTCCCGAATGGACTACGCATGCCAACGGCGCTGTGGGCATTGCTACGATGTTCCTGGTGGTGGCGCCGTCCCTGGTGGAGGCTGCCGGGCGTGCCTACGCCGAACTGACCGGCGGCGAGATGACGCAACTGAGCGATCACATCTGCAGCCTGGCGCTGGATGGCGCCACGCTGGTGGTGACCACGCCGCAGGCGCTTGCCGCTGCGACCGGCACCGAGCATGTGCGCCGCGCCGTGCCGGGGTACGCCGCCATCAGGCTGCGCACCAGCGACCTGGCCGCGGCCCGCCGCGGCTGGCGCGAGGCGCGCGTCGAGGCGCTCGACCTGGGGCCCGATGAGAGCCTGATTCCCGCCTCTCTGGCCGGCGGCGTGGCGCTGCTGTTCGAGCAGGCGCGCTAA
- a CDS encoding Bug family tripartite tricarboxylate transporter substrate binding protein: MSQSQRSRLRRLLLKSLPFGAMPLIPVPGLAALGGDATTGASGRPIAMVLPFPPGGSVDIVARQLQPGLKSGLGQTVVIDNKPGAGGLIASSTVARAKPDGSTLLMAFDTHAINPFAYKNLPYDTFRDFTPISQLVRFPLVIAANPSLPASNVKELVAMARQKPESVRYASSGIGSLNQLAAEALATEAGVRFLHVPYKGGGPAVQAVLSNEVDVFFSSYAAVQAHVAAKTIKLLGVTGTTRLRQFPQLPTVAEQGYRGFEAYSWIGVFGPAGLPEPTVARLHDALVQSLRQQRVVDALAMQGFEIVGGSPAELASLVRHEHDKWQAVARKANIQFD, from the coding sequence ATGTCCCAATCCCAACGCTCGCGGCTGCGCCGCCTGCTGCTCAAATCGTTGCCATTTGGCGCGATGCCCCTGATTCCCGTGCCTGGCCTGGCTGCCTTGGGTGGCGATGCCACGACAGGCGCGTCCGGCCGTCCGATCGCCATGGTGTTGCCGTTCCCTCCCGGGGGCAGCGTCGATATCGTCGCACGCCAGCTGCAGCCCGGCCTGAAAAGCGGGCTCGGCCAGACGGTGGTGATCGACAACAAGCCAGGCGCCGGTGGCCTGATTGCTTCGAGCACCGTGGCCCGGGCCAAGCCGGACGGCAGTACGCTGCTGATGGCGTTCGACACCCATGCCATCAACCCGTTTGCTTACAAGAACCTGCCCTACGATACCTTCCGCGACTTCACGCCGATCTCGCAACTGGTGCGATTTCCGCTGGTGATCGCGGCCAACCCGTCGTTGCCCGCGTCCAACGTGAAGGAGTTGGTCGCCATGGCGCGGCAAAAGCCGGAGAGCGTCCGCTACGCGTCTTCCGGCATCGGCAGCCTTAACCAGCTTGCCGCCGAGGCGCTGGCGACCGAGGCCGGGGTGCGCTTTCTCCACGTGCCGTACAAAGGTGGCGGCCCGGCGGTGCAGGCTGTTCTGTCCAATGAAGTCGACGTATTTTTCTCCAGTTACGCGGCGGTGCAGGCGCATGTGGCTGCCAAGACGATCAAGCTGCTCGGCGTGACCGGCACCACCCGCCTGCGCCAGTTCCCGCAGTTGCCAACCGTGGCCGAGCAAGGCTATCGCGGATTCGAAGCCTATTCATGGATCGGTGTGTTTGGCCCGGCCGGGTTGCCGGAGCCGACCGTTGCGCGCCTGCACGATGCCTTGGTTCAGTCGTTGCGGCAGCAGCGCGTGGTGGATGCGCTGGCCATGCAGGGTTTCGAGATCGTCGGCGGCAGCCCCGCCGAGCTGGCCAGCCTGGTGCGCCACGAGCACGACAAATGGCAGGCAGTGGCGCGCAAGGCCAATATCCAGTTCGATTGA